From Aspergillus chevalieri M1 DNA, chromosome 4, nearly complete sequence, a single genomic window includes:
- the GAL7 gene encoding UDP-glucose:hexose-1-phosphate uridylyltransferase (COG:C;~EggNog:ENOG410PFUG;~InterPro:IPR001937,IPR019779,IPR005849,IPR005850, IPR036265;~PFAM:PF01087,PF02744;~antiSMASH:Cluster_4.6;~go_function: GO:0008108 - UDP-glucose:hexose-1-phosphate uridylyltransferase activity [Evidence IEA];~go_function: GO:0008270 - zinc ion binding [Evidence IEA];~go_process: GO:0006012 - galactose metabolic process [Evidence IEA];~go_process: GO:0033499 - galactose catabolic process via UDP-galactose [Evidence IEA]) codes for MVENVLDDISHRRYNPLRGSYILVSPHRTKRPWQGQQESPSKNTLPNYDPSCYLCPGNKRAQGDSNPKYESTFIFVNDYSAVKEEQAPYNPDNADDLESMFLRAEPVTGKCYVLTFSAAHNLTLADLSPAEIAPVIDAWTELYTSHLSPKSALAAVAPATTLPPNSPTANLTKPKEQYRYMQIFENKGAAMGCSNPHPHGQVWTTSSLPEEPAMELEQLQKYRRERGGKHMLEDYAALESKKQERVVFENEAFLVVCPWWATWPFETMIVSKKHKRALVDLDAGEKGQLAEAIAEITRRYDNLFETSFPYSMGIHQAPLDGTEEEVEASYLHLHFYPPLLRSATVRKFLVGYEMMGEPQRDITPEQAAARLRDCGGELYRRKLDG; via the exons ATGGTTGAAAACGTACTCGACGACATCTCCCACCGCAGGTACAACCCTTTGCGGGGTTCCTACATCTTGGTGTCTCCCCACCGAACCAAGAGACCCTGGCA AGGACAGCAGGAGAGCCCGTCCAAAAACACGCTGCCCAACTACGATCCCAGCTGCTACTTGTGTCCCGGCAACAAGCGCGCCCAGGGCGATTCCAACCCCAAATACGAGAGCACCTTTATCTTCGTGAACGACTACAGCGCCGTCAAAGAGGAGCAGGCGCCTTACAATCCAGATAATGCCGATG acctcgagtccatgtTCCTACGAGCGGAACCCGTCACCGGAAAATGCTATGTCCTCACCTTCTCCGCAGCCCACAACCTCACCCTGGCCGATCTATCGCCCGCGGAGATCGCCCCCGTCATCGACGCCTGGACCGAGCTCTACACCTCGCACCTTTCGCCCAAGTCAGCGCTGGCTGCCGTCGCCCCGGCCACCACGTTGCCTCCCAACTCGCCCACTGCCAACCTGACCAAACCCAAGGAGCAATACCGGTACATGCAGATCTTCGAGAACAAGGGCGCAGCGATGGGCTGCTCGAACCCGCACCCGCATGGCCAAGTCTGGACGACCAGCTCGTTGCCGGAAGAGCCCGCGATGGAACTGGAGCAGTTGCAGAAGTACCGGCGCGAGCGCGGAGGGAAACACATGCTGGAGGACTATGCGGCGCTGGAGAGCAAGAAGCAGGAGCGTGTGGTTTTTGAGAACGAGGCGTTCTTGGTAGTGTGTCCGTGGTGGGCGACATGGCCGTTTGAGACGATGATTGTGAGCAAGAAGCATAAGCGTGCGCTGGTGGATCTGGACGCTGGCGAGAAGGGCCAGCTGGCTGAGGCTATTGCTGAGATTACCCGGCGATACGATAACCTGTTTGAAACGAGCTTCCCGTACAGTATGGGTATTCACCAGGCGCCGCTTGATGGTACggaagaggaggttgaggcGTCGTACTTGCATTTGCACTTTTATCCGCCATTGCTGCGGAGTGCTACCGTGCGGAAGTTCTTGGTCGG ATATGAAATGATGGGCGAGCCGCAACGGGACATTACTCCGGAGCAAGCCGCTGCCAGGTTACGGGATTGCGGAGGAGAGCTGTACAGGAGGAAGCTGGATGGTTGA
- a CDS encoding putative C6 transcription factor (COG:K;~EggNog:ENOG410PY8Z;~InterPro:IPR036864,IPR021858,IPR001138;~PFAM:PF00172,PF11951;~TransMembrane:1 (o377-398i);~antiSMASH:Cluster_4.6;~go_function: GO:0000981 - DNA-binding transcription factor activity, RNA polymerase II-specific [Evidence IEA];~go_function: GO:0008270 - zinc ion binding [Evidence IEA];~go_process: GO:0006355 - regulation of transcription, DNA-templated [Evidence IEA]), translating to MVYGGKPSTGCHLCRKRKIKCDEGQPGCRNCSVYGKPCPGYRSDTIFRNETHKVEKLVRKNSSSPPSDIQPQTGGQMITWKIPETSQSVAAARTGTGTDTGSQQEPSLSLYKVADSTWEERAICYFFDQYTTYDGTNSGLTIGISHLGFLPSLYTFCREQESQEGSASFCLREAVDATAFMALGNESKVPSLTVKARSNYGKALRGLRQALESRTQAVQDESLATLALLSLFEDIAGERNGLSSSHRAGFELLMKLRGASQFGYQRGRDLFNFAYTHTHSEILALGEKPRFSTDWIVEGLDTSDPVHRLISAASKVSQIFMEATSAQAAPENVDAVQLFTWIDTGTALDSELSEWSQTLPNEWLPLVVHGPTGEPLITYQILFLSVVWNFYRAIRIVLQRLMLELRRIRALFLGPFPDDAAVLEVIQDMIADVCRSIPFSLGDIDTLGNPPTPLEGGKPRIRAFHGYSLLWPLWYVLACGLATPEQTQLIRDALMRVGFALGIKMALKLAEFTPGDLGFQFETPLESFL from the exons ATGGTATATGGAGGAAAGCCGAGCACAGGATGCCACCTGTGTCGCAAGCGGAAGATTAAG TGCGACGAAGGCCAACCGGGATGCCGCAACTGCTCGGTGTATGGGAAACCCTGCCCGGGATACCGGTCAGACACAATCTTCCGGAATGAGACGCACAAGGTTGAGAAGCTAGTGAGAAAGAATTCTTCATCTCCACCTTCTGACATACAGCCCCAAACTGGGGGCCAAATGATTACCTGGAAGATCCCGGAGACGTCCCAGAGTGTAGCGGCTGCTCgcaccggcaccggcaccgACACCGGCAGCCAACAAGAACCGTCACTTTCACTGTATAAAGTTGCCGATTCCACCTGGGAAGAGCGCGCAATCTGCTACTTTTTCGACCAGTACACGACATACGATGGGACGAATAGCGGGTTAACGATTGGAATAAGCCATCTGGGCTTTCTCCCTTCGCTATACACGTTCTGTCGCGAACAGGAAAGCCAAGAAGGTTCTGCATCGTTCTGTCTACGAGAAGCAGTCGACGCGACTGCTTTTATGGCTCTTGGAAACGAATCTAAAGTGCCTTCGCTGACCGTGAAAGCAAGAAGCAACTACGGAAAGGCGCTGCGGGGACTTCGGCAGGCGCTTGAGTCGCGGACCCAGGCCGTCCAAGACGAATCCCTTGCGACACTAGCGCTTTTATCGTTGTTCGAGGATATTGCTGGAGAGCGCAATGGGCTTTCTAGCTCTCATCGGGCTGGGTTTGAGTTATTGATGAAGTTAAGGGGAGCGAGCCAGTTTGGGTATCAACGCGGGAGGGATTTGTTCAATTTTGCCTACACGCATACGCACTCCGAGATCCTGGCACTGGGAGAAAAGCCCCGTTTCAGCACCGATTGGATCGTCGAGGGACTGGATACCTCGGACCCCGTGCATCGACTTATTTCAGCAGCGTCGAAAGTCAGCCAGATCTTCATGGAAGCCACCTCAGCACAAGCAGCGCCCGAGAACGTAGATGCCGTGCAATTATTCACCTGGATCGATACCGGAACCGCCCTGGACTCGGAACTATCCGAATGGAGTCAGACTCTACCCAACGAATGGCTCCCGCTTGTCGTCCATGGTCCTACTGGCGAGCCACTAATTACCTACCAAATTTTATTCCTTTCTGTCGTCTGGAACTTCTACCGCGCCATCCGCATCGTCCTGCAACGCCTAATGCTCGAACTCCGTCGCATCCGCGCGCTCTTCCTCGGTCCCTTCCCGGACGACGCCGCAGTCCTCGAGGTAATTCAAGACATGATCGCAGACGTCTGTCGCAGCATCCCCTTCTCCCTTGGTGACATCGATACATTGGGGAATCCGCCAACTCCATTGGAAGGGGGTAAGCCGAGGATTCGCGCGTTTCACGGGTATAGTCTGCTGTGGCCTTTATGGTATGTGCTGGCGTGTGGGCTGGCGACACCGGAGCAAACGCAGCTTATTAGGGACGCGTTGATGAGGGTTGGGTTTGCTCTGGGGATCAAAATGGCATTGAAGCTGGCTGAGTTCACTCCGGGGGACTTGGGATTTCAGTTCGAGACGCCGCTGGAGTCATTTTTGTGA
- a CDS encoding ketoreductase (BUSCO:EOG0926310O;~COG:I;~EggNog:ENOG410PFH9;~InterPro:IPR002347,IPR027533,IPR036291,IPR020904;~PFAM:PF00106,PF13561;~SMCOG1001:short-chain dehydrogenase/reductase SDR;~TransMembrane:3 (o35-55i201-220o297-315i);~antiSMASH:Cluster_4.6;~go_component: GO:0005783 - endoplasmic reticulum [Evidence IEA];~go_function: GO:0016491 - oxidoreductase activity [Evidence IEA];~go_function: GO:0045703 - ketoreductase activity [Evidence IEA];~go_process: GO:0030497 - fatty acid elongation [Evidence IEA];~go_process: GO:0055114 - oxidation-reduction process [Evidence IEA]): protein MEFLSKYSDCLSNWQFHVTPGPQAVAALGLLSTGAFYIVWKALTFIRVILSLFVLPGKPLRSFGPQGSWAVVTGASDGLGKEFALQLARSGFNILLVSRTASKLAILEDEIKAKNPSVQTKSVSMDYAQNNDADYANLKAVIDELDVAVLINNVGKSHSIPVPFALTPEDEMNDIITINCTGTLRTTQLVVPGMAQRKRGLILTMGSFGGLLPTPLLATYSGSKAFLQQWSTALGAELEQHGVTVELVQAYLITSAMSKVRKTSATIPDPRAFVKSVLGKIGRNGGSPGYAYSSSPYWSHGLMAWFLTCVAGVMNKTVLGQNKGMHESIRTRALRKAEREKGKKAT from the exons ATGGAGTTCCTATCCAAATACTCGGACTGTCTGTCTAACTGGCAGTTCCATGTGACCCCTGGCCCGCAGGCCGTGGCTGCGCTTGGTCTGCTGTCCACCGGTGCTTTCTACATTGTCTGGAAGGCGTTGACCTTTATTCGCGTCATCCTGAGTCTGTTTGTGCTTCCTGGAAAGCCT CTCCGCTCGTTCGGTCCCCAAGGCAGCTGGGCCGTAGTCACCGGAGCATCCGATGGCCTAGGAAAAGAATTCGCCCTCCAACTCGCCCGCTCCggcttcaacatcctcctcgtctccCGCACGGCCTCGAAGCTAGCCATCCTGGAAGATGAAATCAAAGCCAAGAACCCCTCCGTGCAAACCAAAAGCGTGTCAATGGACTACGCCCAGAACAACGACGCCGACTACGCGAACCTCAAGGCCGTTATCGACGAACTCGACGTCGCAGTCCTGATCAACAACGTCGGCAAGTCCCACAGCATCCCCGTCCCCTTCGCCCTGACCCCCGAAGATGAAATGAACgatatcatcaccatcaactgCACGGGTACCCTGCGCACCACGCAACTCGTCGTCCCGGGAATGGCCCAGCGCAAGCGCGGCTTGATCCTAACTATGGGCTCGTTCGGCGGTCTCCTCCCCACCCCGCTCCTGGCAACGTACTCCGGCAGCAAGGCCTTTTTGCAGCAGTGGTCGACAGCCCTGGGCGCGGAGCTGGAACAGCACGGTGTTACTGTGGAACTCGTGCAGGCGTATCTGATCACATCGGCCATGTCGAAGGTGCGCAAGACCAGCGCGACGATTCCGGACCCCCGCGCGTTTGTCAAGTCCGTTCTGGGCAAGATTGGACGGAATGGTGGGTCGCCGGGGTATGCGTATAGCTCGTCGCCGTACTGGAGTCATGGACTCATGGCGTGGTTTCTGACTTGTGTTGCTGGCGTTATGAACAAGACTGTGCTTGGGCAGAACAAGGGCATGCATGAGTCGATTCGGACGCGGGCGTTGCGCAAGGCCGAGCGcgagaaggggaagaaggctACTTAG
- a CDS encoding F-box protein (COG:S;~EggNog:ENOG410PQDY;~InterPro:IPR001810,IPR036047;~PFAM:PF12937;~antiSMASH:Cluster_4.6;~go_function: GO:0005515 - protein binding [Evidence IEA]), producing MPLHLYSLPNEVFVQILTPFPTRELLPLATVSHRFHALVLRILHYRLLVAASLKEYKLILECFHPVSKLTEPHVFCNYLGTNGLSDKHEGEGSLYENVETAQKLGRLTSLYSRFRPEITVEEKMDGSQLVPSDSGLDPDDLTVKRAVHIEDAEDFSQLCVVVSLVKVVPGSNRLLSANTMEDGVIRLFRRWLREQAQKQDSGILWVDQGENVGLKMRVREKRRPGQAAPVLLHRDEAPVSYDVDIEELHIRTTRVLLTLEQALQEQQNYRQAVVFTQSLSLG from the exons ATGCCGCTTCACCTCTACTCACTTCCAAACGAA GTCTTTGTCCAAATTCTCACCCCATTTCCCACCCGCGAACTCCTTCCATTGGCAACAGTCTCACATCGCTTCCACGCTCTAGTCCTCCGTATCCTCCATTACCGGTTACTGGTAGCGGCATCGCTGAAAGAATACAAGCTTATCCTCGAGTGTTTTCACCCCGTCTCTAAACTCACCGAGCCGCACGTTTTCTGCAACTATCTCGGCACTAATGGCCTGAGTGATAAACACGAGGGCGAAGGCTCGCTATATGAGAATGTTGAGACGGCGCAAAAGCTGGGGAGACTCACGTCGCTGTATTCCCGATTCCGACCTGAGATCACAGTGGAGGAAAAAATGGATGGGTCTCAATTAGTCCCGTCTGATAGTGGTCTCGATCCTGACGATCTTACCGTCAAACGAGCAGTGCACATCGAAGATGCGGAGGATTTCTCACAGCTATGTGTTGTGGTCAGTCTGGTCAAGGTCGTGCCGGGATCCAACCGCCTGCTGAGTGCCAATACCATGGAGGATGGTGTGATCCGGCTGTTCAGACGTTGGTTGAGAGAACAGGCCCAAAAGCAAGATTCTGGCATTCTGTGGGTGGATCAAGGCGAGAATGTCGGACTGAAGATGCGCgtgagggagaagaggcGACCGGGACAGGCTGCCCCGGTTCTCCTTCATCGCGATGAGGCCCCGGTCAGTTATGATGTCGATATTGAGG AATTGCATATCCGTACCACTCGTGTCCTGTTGACACTAGAACAAGCGTTGCAAGAGCAGCAGAATTATAGACAGGCCGTCGTGTTTACGCAAAGCCTTAGCTTAGGCTAG
- the ERG28 gene encoding Erg28 family protein (BUSCO:EOG092655IF;~COG:S;~EggNog:ENOG410PQX8;~InterPro:IPR005352;~PFAM:PF03694;~TransMembrane:2 (o89-108i115-133o);~antiSMASH:Cluster_4.6;~go_component: GO:0016021 - integral component of membrane [Evidence IEA]), whose translation MADLLSYLPPFEGLLPKWLFLVSVISTANSLQAYRSPSYAAQLYNAKTPSGQSHTNPLASRTFGTWTFLSSIVRGYAAYNITTPVAYDLAAWSFGIALMHFVGEWLGFGSAEFRGRFVAPLIVASSSLVWMLTQRERYLAL comes from the exons ATGGCAGATCTCCTCTCCTACCTCCCCCCCTTCGAGGGCCTCCTGCCCAAGTGGCTCTTCCTC GTCTCCGTGATCTCAACCGCCAACAGTCTCCAAGCCTACCGCTCCCCCTCATACGCAGCCCAGCTCTACAACGCCAAAACCCCCTCCGGCCAATCCCACACCAACCCTCTCGCCTCCCGCACCTTCGGAACCTGGACCTTCCTCTCCTCGATTGTCCGCGGATACGCGGCGTATAACATCACGACGCCGGTGGCCTACGATCTGGCGGCGTGGAGCTTTGGGATTGCGCTTATGCATTTTGTGGGGGAGTGGTTGGGGTTTGGAAGCGCGGAGTTTAGGGGGAGGTTTGTTGCGCCGTTGATTGTGGCTAGTTCGAGTTTGGTGTGGATGTTGACGCAGAGGGAGCGGTATCTTGCTCTTTGA
- a CDS encoding uncharacterized protein (COG:S;~EggNog:ENOG410PWWR;~InterPro:IPR001077,IPR036388,IPR016461,IPR029063, IPR036390;~PFAM:PF00891;~SMCOG1042:O-methyltransferase;~antiSMASH:Cluster_4.6;~go_function: GO:0008168 - methyltransferase activity [Evidence IEA];~go_function: GO:0008171 - O-methyltransferase activity [Evidence IEA]) encodes MATPSPSHEQHTLSDLANVIASNATVVDEELGSKGLPPLDDETFPSSFPLLSPEGSRARFELLSAALTLFRLASGPSETLDHVTMQGFELGTIATLLRLCIPEHIPLGSAVSLQTLSQLTSINLDLLTRLIRYAISIGFLSEPEPGLIRHNALSAATARDHNMRDSALWNVIVGAPGAIKMYESLQLDPTGRDNTKTGLSVAMEERGETRGTMWDYHALHPEDEVRFNNAMASTETVSIHACEHVVRGFDWSKVRTVVDVGGNEGHLCMTIINTYPHITATIQDQARVVATSAPLLPPRYNNSITFKEHDFFHPQTTIADVYILRFILHDWPDDKARDIIRNLLPALKPGARILIVDHVIPSVGAGAQKVNRYMEQIVRQMDVTMFGLLAGRERSEEDFKRLFGEVESRLEYRGCTTPDGSSLSILEFQFTG; translated from the exons ATGGCCACTCCGTCTCCTTCCCACGAACAGCACACGCTGTCGGATCTCGCCAACGTAATTGCATCCAACGCCACCGTAGTTGACGAGGAGCTTGGAAGCAAAGGACTTCCGCCGCTAGACGATGAAACTTTTCCAAGTTCCTTTCCCCTACTGAGTCCAGAGGGCTCCCGTGCCCGATTCGAGCTGCTCTCCGCAGCATTGACGCTTTTCCGGCTCGCGAGCGGGCCATCCGAGACTTTGGACCATGTCACCATGCAG GGCTTCGAACTAGGCACAATCGcaaccctcctccgcctctgCATCCCGGAGCACATCCCTCTCGGCAGCGCCGTCTCCCTACAAACCCTCTCACAACTAACCTCTATCAACCTCGACCTCCTAACCCGCCTAATCCGCTACGCCATCTCCATCGGCTTCCTCAGCGAACCAGAACCAGGCCTCATCCGCCACAACGCCCTCTCAGCAGCCACCGCGCGCGACCACAACATGCGCGATAGCGCCCTGTGGAACGTAATCGTGGGTGCCCCCGGCGCAATCAAAATGTACGAATCGCTGCAGTTGGATCCTACAGGAAGGGATAATACGAAGACGGGGCTTAGCGTTGCCATGGAGGAGCGCGGAGAGACGCGCGGGACGATGTGGGATTATCATGCGTTGCATCCGGAGGATGAGGTGCGGTTTAATAATGCCATGGCGAGTACAGAGACGGTTTCTATTCATGCATGCGAGCATGTGGTTAGGGGGTTTGATTGGTCGAAGGTTAGGACTGTTGTCGAT GTCGGCGGCAACGAAGGCCACCTCTGCATGACAATAATAAACACTTACCCACACATAACAGCCACAATCCAAGACCAAGCCCGCGTCGTGGCCACCTCCGCCCCCCTCCTCCCACCAAGGTACAACAACTCCATAACCTTCAAAGAACATGACTTCTTCCACCCTCAGACCACAATCGCAGACGTCTACATCCTCCGCTTTATTCTGCACGACTGGCCCGACGACAAAGCACGCGACATCATCCGCAACCTGCTCCCCGCGCTCAAACCCGGTGCGCGGATTCTGATCGTTGACCATGTCATTCCCAGCGTTGGCGCTGGTGCACAGAAGGTTAATAGATACATGGAGCAAATTGTTCGACAGATGGATGTTACCATGTTTGGGCTGTTGGcggggagggagaggtcgGAGGAGGATTTTAAAAGGTTGTTTGGGGAGGTTGAGAGCAGGTTGGAGTACAGGGGGTGTACTACGCCGGATGGGAGTTCGTTGAGTATTTTGGAATTCCAGTTCACGGGATAA